One window of Betaproteobacteria bacterium genomic DNA carries:
- a CDS encoding ATP-binding cassette domain-containing protein, with translation MSEPTSPTQEQRKSGLATLRGLIPFLAPYKRQFLMAGVALLVAAAATLAIPYAFKQMIDLGFGAAGSKSTENIDLYFLALFAVACVLAVATAARFYAVSWLGERVTADIRNAVYRHVVTQSPQFFEVTRSGEVLSRLTTDTTLIQSVVGTSISMAIRNAFLFAGGLAMMFVTSVKLSSIIIVLLVGVIVPIIVFGRRVRKLSRDSQDRIADSSAMAGEILNAMPIVQAYTHEHIEAERFGVSVERAFTTAIRRVRARALLTNIAILLVFGAIVFVLWLGAHAVMQGNMTGGDLGQFILYSAIVAGSVGALAETLGEAQRAAGATERLMELLAAHSPIQSPEHPLALPPRTKSGASLALRDVTFHYPSRPQTASLSGLSLAVQPGETVAVVGPSGAGKTTLFQLLLRFYDPQEGSITLDGVEIRSLHLHTLRDAIGIVPQDTVIFAADAMENIRYGRVDATDEEVVTVARMAAAHEFIEKLPQGYQSFLGERGVRLSGGQRQRIAIARALLKNPPLLLLDEATSALDAESERLVQGALEAAMAGRTTLVIAHRLATVKRADRIIVMDEGRIVETGTHATLVAMGGIYANLAALQFHGMG, from the coding sequence ATGTCCGAGCCTACCAGCCCCACGCAGGAACAGCGAAAGAGCGGCCTCGCCACCCTCAGGGGACTCATCCCCTTCCTCGCCCCCTACAAGCGCCAGTTCCTGATGGCGGGCGTGGCGCTCCTGGTCGCCGCGGCCGCCACGCTCGCGATCCCGTACGCGTTCAAGCAGATGATCGACCTGGGCTTCGGAGCCGCGGGCTCGAAGAGCACCGAGAACATCGATCTGTACTTCCTCGCGCTCTTCGCCGTGGCGTGCGTCCTGGCCGTCGCGACCGCGGCACGGTTCTATGCGGTGTCCTGGCTGGGCGAACGGGTTACCGCGGACATCCGCAATGCGGTATACCGGCACGTGGTCACGCAGAGCCCGCAGTTCTTCGAGGTCACGCGCAGCGGCGAGGTTCTCTCTCGCCTGACCACCGACACCACGCTCATCCAGTCCGTGGTCGGCACCAGCATCTCGATGGCGATCCGCAACGCCTTTCTCTTCGCAGGCGGGCTGGCGATGATGTTCGTGACCAGCGTGAAGCTCTCGTCCATCATCATCGTGCTGCTGGTGGGGGTCATCGTGCCCATCATCGTGTTCGGGCGCCGCGTGCGCAAGCTCTCGCGCGATTCCCAGGACCGCATCGCGGACTCGTCGGCCATGGCAGGGGAGATCCTGAACGCGATGCCGATCGTGCAGGCGTACACGCACGAGCACATCGAGGCGGAGCGCTTCGGTGTCTCCGTCGAACGCGCGTTCACGACCGCGATCCGGCGCGTCCGTGCGCGCGCGCTGCTGACCAACATCGCGATCCTGCTGGTCTTCGGCGCCATCGTGTTCGTGCTTTGGCTGGGGGCGCACGCGGTGATGCAGGGAAACATGACGGGCGGGGACCTGGGGCAGTTCATCCTCTACTCCGCGATCGTCGCCGGGTCCGTGGGCGCGCTGGCGGAGACGCTGGGAGAGGCGCAGCGGGCCGCGGGGGCGACGGAGCGCTTGATGGAGCTGCTGGCGGCGCACTCCCCGATCCAGTCGCCGGAGCATCCGCTTGCGCTGCCGCCGCGCACGAAGTCCGGCGCGTCTCTCGCGCTCCGGGACGTGACCTTCCACTATCCTTCGCGCCCCCAAACCGCGTCGCTCTCCGGTCTCTCGCTTGCGGTGCAACCCGGCGAAACGGTCGCGGTGGTCGGGCCATCCGGCGCGGGGAAGACGACGCTCTTCCAGTTGTTGTTGCGCTTCTACGACCCGCAGGAAGGCTCGATCACGCTCGATGGCGTCGAGATCCGCAGCCTGCACCTTCACACCCTGCGCGATGCGATAGGCATCGTGCCCCAGGACACCGTGATCTTCGCCGCCGACGCGATGGAGAACATCCGCTACGGACGCGTCGATGCGACGGACGAGGAAGTCGTCACGGTCGCGCGGATGGCGGCGGCTCACGAATTCATCGAGAAGCTGCCGCAGGGGTACCAGTCGTTCCTCGGGGAGCGCGGCGTGCGGCTCTCCGGCGGGCAGCGCCAGCGCATCGCGATTGCCCGCGCGCTCCTGAAGAACCCGCCGTTGCTGCTGCTCGACGAGGCGACGAGCGCGCTCGATGCGGAATCGGAACGTCTCGTGCAAGGGGCGCTCGAGGCGGCCATGGCCGGGCGCACGACCTTGGTCATCGCGCACCGCTTGGCGACGGTGAAGCGCGCCGATCGCATCATCGTGATGGACGAGGGCCGCATCGTGGAGACCGGGACGCATGCCACGCTCGTCGCGATGGGCGGGATTTACGCCAATCTGGCGGCCCTGCAGTTTCACGGGATGGGGTAA
- a CDS encoding glycine C-acetyltransferase, producing MSDRYLSHVRNTLARIRADGFSKSERVIASPQSSAIRLADGSEVLNFCANNYLGLADDERLVAAGKAALDRYGYGMASVRFICGTQDVHKELEAALSAFLKMDDCILYSSCFDANGGLFETLLGEEDAVISDELNHASIVDGIRLCKAKRYRYRNNDMADLEAKLEEADAAGARFKLIATDGVFSMDGIVANLKALCDLAQRYGALTMVDDSHAVGFVGEAGRGTPELCGVEGRIDILTGTLGKAMGGASGGYTAGRREIVELLRQRSRPYLFSNSLAPCIAATSLKVLELLASDEGARLRRQVRANGEHFRREMAALGFDLVPGGHPIIPVMLGEATLATRMADALLAEGVYVIGFSYPVVPRGRARIRTQMSAAHTPEQVDRAAAAFAKVGRSLGAIR from the coding sequence ATGAGCGACCGCTATCTGTCCCATGTGCGCAACACGCTGGCACGCATTCGCGCCGACGGCTTCAGCAAATCGGAACGCGTGATCGCGAGCCCGCAGTCGTCCGCCATCCGGCTGGCCGACGGGTCGGAAGTGCTCAACTTCTGCGCCAACAATTACCTGGGCCTGGCCGACGATGAGCGGCTCGTGGCCGCCGGCAAGGCGGCGCTCGACCGCTACGGCTACGGGATGGCCTCGGTGCGCTTCATCTGCGGCACGCAGGACGTGCACAAGGAGCTGGAGGCGGCCCTTTCGGCGTTCCTGAAGATGGACGACTGCATCCTCTATTCGAGCTGCTTCGATGCGAACGGCGGCCTCTTCGAGACCCTGCTGGGCGAGGAGGATGCCGTCATCAGCGACGAGCTGAACCATGCGAGCATCGTGGACGGCATTCGCCTGTGCAAGGCGAAGCGCTACCGCTACCGGAACAACGACATGGCAGACCTGGAGGCGAAGCTCGAGGAGGCCGATGCCGCCGGTGCGCGCTTCAAGCTCATCGCGACCGACGGCGTGTTCTCGATGGACGGCATCGTCGCGAACCTGAAGGCGCTCTGCGACCTGGCGCAGCGCTACGGCGCGCTCACCATGGTGGACGATTCGCACGCCGTGGGATTCGTGGGCGAAGCGGGCCGCGGCACGCCCGAGCTTTGCGGCGTCGAGGGACGGATCGACATCCTCACCGGCACGCTCGGCAAGGCCATGGGGGGGGCCTCGGGCGGATACACCGCGGGCCGGCGCGAGATCGTCGAGCTCCTGCGCCAGCGCTCCCGTCCCTACCTTTTCTCGAACTCGCTTGCGCCCTGCATCGCGGCGACTTCCCTCAAGGTGCTCGAGCTGCTGGCGAGCGATGAGGGCGCCCGGCTGCGCCGGCAGGTGCGTGCGAACGGCGAGCACTTCCGCCGCGAAATGGCCGCGCTCGGCTTCGACCTCGTTCCCGGCGGGCATCCCATCATCCCGGTGATGCTCGGCGAAGCGACGCTTGCCACGCGCATGGCCGATGCGCTGCTGGCCGAGGGCGTGTACGTGATCGGCTTTTCCTACCCCGTGGTTCCCAGGGGCCGCGCCCGCATCCGCACGCAAATGAGCGCGGCGCACACGCCCGAACAGGTCGATCGCGCCGCGGCAGCCTTCGCCAAGGTCGGCCGCTCGCTCGGCGCCATCCGATGA
- a CDS encoding 3-methyl-2-oxobutanoate dehydrogenase (2-methylpropanoyl-transferring) subunit alpha — MSQYPPLRLHVPEPPGRPGRETDFSYLNLSPAGAVRRPPVEARPSETGDIVEALIRVLDDDGRAVGPWDPKADPAFLRAGLRAMLKTRIFDARMLIAQRQKKTSFYMQCLGEEAVGVGQALALEPDDMCFPTYRQQGILIARGYGLVDMMCQLFSNDHDPIKGRQLPVMYTSRAHGFFSISGNLGTQYIQAVGWAMASAIKGDTRIASAWIGDGSTAEADFHSALTFAAVYRAPVILNIVNNQWAISSFQGIAGGEAATFAARGVGNGIASLRVDGNDFLAVLATSRWAAERARRGLGPTLIEWTTYRAGAHSTSDDPSKYRPADDWARFPLGDPVARLAKHLIAIGAWSEEEHGRSVKAIEEEVAAAQKEAESHGTLASGHVHDASSMFEDIYKDMPEHLVRQRRELEG, encoded by the coding sequence ATGAGCCAGTACCCTCCGCTGCGGCTGCACGTGCCGGAACCGCCCGGCCGCCCGGGCCGCGAGACCGATTTCTCCTACCTGAACCTCTCGCCCGCCGGGGCGGTCCGGCGCCCGCCCGTCGAGGCGCGCCCCTCGGAGACCGGCGACATCGTCGAGGCGCTCATCCGCGTGCTCGACGACGACGGCCGGGCGGTGGGCCCGTGGGACCCGAAGGCGGATCCGGCATTCCTGCGCGCCGGATTGCGCGCCATGCTCAAGACCCGCATCTTCGACGCGCGCATGCTCATCGCGCAGCGGCAGAAGAAGACGTCCTTCTACATGCAGTGCCTGGGCGAGGAGGCCGTCGGCGTGGGCCAGGCGCTCGCCCTCGAGCCGGACGACATGTGCTTCCCGACCTATCGCCAGCAGGGAATCCTCATCGCCCGCGGCTACGGCCTCGTGGACATGATGTGCCAGCTCTTCTCGAACGACCACGATCCGATCAAGGGGCGCCAGCTTCCGGTCATGTACACGTCGCGGGCGCACGGCTTCTTCTCGATCTCCGGAAACCTCGGCACCCAGTACATCCAGGCCGTGGGCTGGGCCATGGCCTCGGCCATCAAGGGCGACACGCGCATCGCCTCCGCGTGGATCGGCGACGGCTCCACGGCCGAAGCGGACTTCCACAGCGCGCTGACATTCGCCGCCGTGTATCGGGCGCCGGTGATCCTCAACATCGTGAACAACCAGTGGGCGATCTCCTCGTTCCAGGGCATCGCCGGTGGCGAGGCGGCCACCTTCGCGGCACGCGGCGTGGGCAACGGCATCGCCTCGCTGCGCGTGGACGGGAACGATTTCCTGGCGGTGCTCGCGACGTCGCGGTGGGCCGCGGAACGGGCGCGCCGCGGCCTCGGGCCGACGCTCATCGAGTGGACCACCTACCGCGCCGGCGCCCATTCCACTTCCGACGACCCGTCGAAGTACCGGCCGGCCGACGACTGGGCACGCTTTCCGCTGGGCGATCCCGTCGCGCGGCTCGCGAAGCACCTCATCGCGATCGGCGCCTGGTCCGAAGAGGAGCACGGGCGCTCGGTGAAGGCAATCGAGGAGGAGGTGGCTGCGGCACAGAAGGAAGCGGAAAGCCACGGCACGCTCGCCTCGGGCCACGTCCACGACGCCTCCTCGATGTTCGAGGACATCTACAAGGACATGCCGGAGCACCTTGTCCGCCAGCGTCGCGAGCTGGAGGGCTGA
- a CDS encoding alpha-ketoacid dehydrogenase subunit beta, with the protein MASMTMIQAIRSAMDVMLERDDNVVVFGEDVGYFGGVFRCTDGLQAKYGTSRVFDSPIAEGGLVGVGIGMGAYGLRPVVEVQFADYIYPAYDQIVSEAARIRYRSAGDFTAPITIRMPCGGGIYGGQTHSQSPEALFTHVCGLRTVMPSNPYDAKGLLIASIECDDPVIFLEPKRIYNGPFDGHHERAVVPWTGHPLAEVPEGHYTVPLESAAVVRPGSALTVLTYGTMVWVSEAAAKETGIDAEIIDLRSLWPLDLATLVASVAKTGRCVIVHEATRTSGFGAELAALVQEHCFYHLEAPIERVTGWDTPYPHAQEWAYFPGPARVGAAFQRAMEAR; encoded by the coding sequence ATGGCCTCCATGACCATGATCCAGGCGATCCGCTCCGCGATGGACGTGATGCTCGAGCGCGACGACAACGTGGTGGTGTTCGGCGAGGACGTGGGCTATTTCGGCGGCGTATTCCGCTGCACGGACGGCCTTCAGGCCAAGTACGGCACCTCGCGCGTGTTCGATTCCCCGATCGCCGAGGGCGGGCTCGTGGGCGTCGGGATAGGCATGGGCGCCTACGGGCTACGCCCGGTCGTGGAAGTCCAGTTCGCCGACTACATCTACCCGGCCTACGACCAGATCGTGTCCGAGGCGGCGCGGATCCGCTATCGCTCCGCCGGCGACTTCACGGCACCCATCACCATCCGCATGCCCTGCGGCGGCGGCATTTACGGCGGGCAGACGCACAGCCAGAGCCCGGAGGCGCTGTTCACCCACGTGTGCGGCCTGCGCACGGTCATGCCCTCCAACCCGTACGATGCCAAGGGACTACTCATCGCCTCGATCGAGTGCGACGACCCGGTGATCTTCCTCGAGCCCAAGCGCATCTACAACGGGCCCTTCGACGGCCACCACGAGCGGGCGGTGGTGCCGTGGACCGGACATCCGCTCGCGGAAGTGCCCGAGGGGCATTACACCGTGCCGCTGGAATCGGCGGCAGTGGTGCGCCCCGGTTCGGCGCTCACGGTACTCACCTATGGCACGATGGTGTGGGTCTCGGAGGCGGCGGCGAAGGAGACCGGCATCGACGCGGAGATCATCGACCTGCGCAGCCTCTGGCCGCTGGATCTGGCGACCCTGGTCGCGTCCGTCGCGAAGACGGGGCGCTGCGTGATCGTCCACGAAGCCACGCGCACCAGCGGCTTCGGCGCCGAGCTGGCCGCGCTGGTGCAGGAGCATTGCTTCTACCATCTCGAGGCGCCGATCGAGCGCGTGACGGGTTGGGACACGCCCTATCCGCATGCGCAGGAGTGGGCCTATTTTCCCGGGCCCGCCCGCGTCGGCGCGGCATTCCAGCGTGCGATGGAGGCTCGATGA
- a CDS encoding fibronectin type III domain-containing protein — protein sequence MKKLALLLASLALALLVAGCGGAQGSAADAPTDFKVVAGDGSVRLTWTPQPDVEYWLFYGPGSDITTTNWVGRGGRAIPSAVTPAVISGLTNGVTYSFTINGRKDGGPGGPGAPTLEAVPKLAGTDWAPDAPLGSGTLNGVTTGTTTAGFSIVSVGSGGAIYASIAGGAATTPVNPAAPADLNAVCYGAYGLVAAGAGGTLLLSLDSTTWTAQTSGTTATLLGVSPVGTAGYIATGAGGTLLTSGNGSTWNIGTSGTPMDLYSAAFGASLYVAVGAGGTILTSADAATWTPVASGTTSDLRSVTYATLATTNADSSITLTNTFVAVGAAGTVLTSNDGLAWTVQSPLSPKNLNAVTYGGQFVAVGAGGVIFTSTDGITWVARNSGTTNDLNAVARTQLGYTAVGAQGTSVSTI from the coding sequence GTGAAAAAACTCGCCCTCCTCCTCGCCTCTCTCGCGCTGGCGCTCCTGGTCGCCGGCTGCGGCGGCGCCCAGGGCAGCGCCGCCGATGCGCCCACCGATTTCAAGGTGGTTGCGGGTGACGGCTCGGTGCGCCTGACCTGGACGCCGCAACCGGATGTCGAGTACTGGCTCTTCTACGGCCCGGGCTCCGACATCACCACCACGAACTGGGTTGGCAGAGGCGGTCGCGCCATCCCGAGTGCCGTGACCCCGGCCGTGATCTCGGGCCTTACCAACGGCGTCACCTACTCCTTCACCATCAACGGCCGCAAGGACGGCGGGCCCGGCGGCCCGGGCGCGCCCACGCTGGAGGCCGTGCCGAAGCTTGCGGGCACCGACTGGGCACCCGACGCGCCGCTGGGCAGCGGAACGCTCAACGGCGTGACCACCGGCACCACGACGGCTGGATTCTCGATTGTGAGCGTCGGCTCGGGCGGCGCGATCTACGCGAGCATCGCCGGCGGCGCAGCGACAACCCCGGTCAACCCCGCGGCGCCTGCCGATCTGAACGCCGTGTGTTATGGCGCGTACGGGCTCGTGGCGGCCGGCGCAGGCGGCACGCTGCTCCTGAGCCTCGATTCGACGACCTGGACCGCGCAGACCTCCGGGACCACCGCCACGCTCCTCGGCGTCTCTCCGGTCGGGACCGCCGGCTACATTGCGACGGGGGCGGGCGGCACCCTGCTCACGAGCGGCAACGGCTCGACCTGGAACATCGGAACGTCCGGAACGCCGATGGACCTCTATTCCGCGGCCTTCGGCGCCAGCCTCTACGTGGCGGTGGGCGCCGGCGGCACCATTCTCACCAGCGCCGACGCGGCAACCTGGACGCCCGTGGCATCCGGCACGACGAGCGACCTGCGCAGCGTCACCTATGCAACGCTGGCGACGACGAATGCGGATTCCTCGATAACCCTCACCAATACGTTCGTGGCGGTCGGGGCGGCGGGAACGGTCCTCACCAGCAACGACGGACTCGCGTGGACAGTGCAGAGCCCCCTCTCGCCGAAAAACCTCAACGCGGTGACCTACGGCGGCCAGTTCGTGGCTGTCGGGGCTGGAGGCGTCATCTTCACCAGCACCGACGGAATCACCTGGGTGGCGCGCAACTCCGGAACCACCAACGATCTCAACGCCGTGGCGCGAACCCAGCTCGGATACACCGCGGTGGGCGCGCAGGGGACGAGCGTTTCCACGATCTAG
- a CDS encoding response regulator — translation MNGRLNQDRATRRGHLLRLVRGLAAFAIAGLLAACAQAGRDGAPVEFSRALFVQSSDSRPPGDGAPWVEQRLPDEWRTHHPGASGFGWYRFTIALPDPAERDYGFYLTATLSNSQLFVNGVLAAQSGDLQGERPERWEAAQLLVVPASLFVKGENRVDLRIYAPPGEPAGIGKVLFGTWEALYLRQLADQFGHTIGPAAASLTIFTLGLFILILWLRVRSDHDYLLFAAATILWGLHTGATLLPREPLPPPHYAVWWNAVYVLWVVLLCLFCVRFAGARWPRYERAALLYAAASIPALYVAAAAGVLGPVAAAVRLGAFLAALIALYAVIDNALRKRDALSWILLATGGVAAAFGAHDWIAAQDPDNLRPMYLVPYVALFFFALVGWIMIDRFVRTLRLYEALNVELEQRVAEKSAALEVEVKRQAEARAGAESANLAKSRFLAAASHDLRQPLHALGLFASALDERVKDPGNRELIGRINQSIAALESLFSEVLDVSRLDAGAVSANPQPVPLQPLFDRIANDLSSAAEEKNLALRFVPTARVVQSDPVLLERILRNLVANAIRYTESGGILVGVRRRSDCLALEVRDAGIGIAREHQARVFDEFYQVGNIERDRRQGLGLGLSIVKRLCDLLGHGITLASRPGHGTTFRIGLEAAAALPHDEAAPMAPFVQASLHGAHIVVIDDERDVRDSMAALLRTWDCKAFAFPTAAVARDFLQFGSLRPSLIVVDYRLRAGTTGIEAANDLRDAFGSDIPVLIISGESSAEELARIAESGYPCCTSPCHPRSFAACSSTCSRALRAEFPALTADDEVRLHDLSVAYEGDHAPVGWKSPGRRAARLARGLRAGPHFLRRFVET, via the coding sequence ATGAATGGCCGGCTCAACCAGGATCGCGCGACGCGTCGTGGGCACTTGCTCCGGCTCGTGCGCGGCTTGGCGGCGTTCGCGATCGCCGGCCTCCTCGCCGCCTGCGCACAGGCTGGGAGAGATGGCGCACCGGTCGAGTTTTCCCGCGCCCTGTTCGTTCAGAGCTCCGACTCGCGCCCGCCCGGCGACGGCGCGCCCTGGGTGGAGCAGCGACTCCCGGACGAGTGGAGAACCCACCATCCGGGCGCCTCGGGGTTCGGCTGGTATCGCTTCACGATCGCGTTGCCGGACCCGGCGGAGCGCGACTATGGCTTCTATCTCACCGCCACCCTGTCCAACAGCCAGCTGTTCGTGAACGGCGTGCTGGCCGCGCAGTCCGGCGACCTCCAGGGCGAACGGCCGGAACGCTGGGAGGCAGCGCAGCTCCTCGTGGTGCCGGCCTCGCTCTTCGTGAAGGGCGAGAACCGGGTGGATCTGCGCATCTACGCGCCGCCAGGCGAGCCGGCGGGCATCGGCAAGGTCCTCTTCGGCACCTGGGAAGCGCTCTACCTGCGCCAGCTTGCGGACCAGTTCGGGCACACCATCGGTCCCGCGGCGGCCAGCCTGACCATCTTCACGCTGGGACTCTTCATCCTCATCCTGTGGCTACGCGTGCGCAGTGACCACGACTACCTGCTCTTCGCCGCCGCGACCATCCTGTGGGGCTTGCACACCGGGGCCACGCTTCTGCCTCGCGAGCCCTTGCCGCCGCCGCATTACGCGGTCTGGTGGAATGCGGTCTATGTGCTGTGGGTGGTGCTGCTCTGCCTCTTCTGCGTTCGCTTCGCAGGGGCGCGCTGGCCACGCTACGAGCGCGCCGCGCTCCTCTACGCGGCGGCCTCGATCCCGGCCCTTTATGTCGCCGCCGCCGCAGGAGTGCTCGGCCCCGTCGCCGCGGCGGTGCGCCTGGGCGCATTTCTCGCCGCGTTGATCGCGCTCTACGCCGTGATCGACAATGCGCTGCGCAAGCGCGACGCCCTGAGCTGGATCCTGCTCGCCACCGGCGGGGTCGCCGCCGCATTCGGCGCCCACGACTGGATTGCCGCGCAGGACCCCGACAACCTGCGCCCGATGTACCTGGTGCCCTACGTGGCGCTCTTCTTCTTCGCGCTCGTGGGGTGGATCATGATCGACCGCTTCGTGAGAACGCTGCGCCTGTACGAGGCGCTGAACGTCGAGCTGGAGCAGCGCGTCGCGGAGAAATCGGCCGCGCTCGAAGTCGAGGTGAAGCGACAGGCCGAAGCGCGGGCCGGCGCCGAAAGCGCCAACCTCGCCAAGTCGCGCTTCCTCGCCGCCGCAAGCCACGACCTTCGCCAACCCCTGCACGCGCTGGGCCTTTTCGCCTCCGCGCTCGACGAACGCGTCAAGGATCCCGGGAACCGCGAGCTCATCGGCCGCATCAACCAGTCGATCGCCGCGCTTGAGTCGCTCTTCAGCGAGGTGCTGGATGTCTCCCGGCTCGACGCGGGCGCCGTGTCTGCCAATCCCCAGCCCGTGCCGCTGCAGCCGCTCTTCGACCGCATTGCGAACGACCTGTCCTCCGCTGCGGAGGAAAAGAACCTTGCGCTGCGATTCGTGCCCACGGCGCGCGTGGTGCAATCGGACCCCGTCCTGCTCGAGCGCATCCTGCGCAACCTTGTCGCGAACGCCATTCGCTATACGGAGTCCGGCGGAATCCTCGTGGGCGTGCGGCGCCGGTCGGACTGTCTCGCGCTCGAGGTTCGCGACGCCGGCATCGGCATCGCGCGGGAACACCAGGCCCGCGTGTTCGACGAGTTCTACCAGGTCGGCAACATCGAGCGCGACCGCCGCCAGGGCCTGGGGCTCGGTCTTTCCATCGTGAAGCGCCTGTGCGACCTGCTCGGCCACGGGATCACGCTCGCCTCGCGCCCGGGTCACGGGACCACCTTCCGGATCGGGCTCGAGGCGGCCGCCGCATTGCCGCACGACGAGGCAGCGCCGATGGCACCTTTCGTGCAGGCCTCACTGCACGGAGCCCACATCGTCGTGATCGACGACGAACGCGACGTACGCGACAGCATGGCGGCGCTGCTTCGCACGTGGGACTGCAAGGCTTTCGCATTCCCGACCGCAGCGGTCGCGCGGGACTTTCTGCAGTTCGGTTCGCTGCGGCCCTCGCTGATCGTCGTGGATTACCGCCTTCGCGCGGGCACCACGGGCATCGAGGCGGCAAACGATTTGCGGGACGCGTTTGGAAGCGACATCCCGGTGCTCATTATCTCGGGGGAATCGTCGGCGGAAGAGCTCGCGCGGATCGCGGAAAGCGGCTACCCTTGCTGCACAAGCCCGTGTCACCCGCGAAGCTTCGCAGCCTGCTCCAGCACCTGCTCGCGCGCGCTGCGGGCTGAGTTCCCTGCCTTAACGGCTGACGATGAGGTTCGTCTTCACGATCTTTCCGTCGCGTACGAAGGCGATCACGCCCCCGTAGGATGGAAATCGCCTGGCCGGCGCGCGGCGCGTCTTGCGCGAGGCCTTCGCGCCGGGCCGCACTTCCTGCGCCGGTTCGTCGAAACCTAG
- a CDS encoding efflux RND transporter periplasmic adaptor subunit, producing MTHRLTLVIALAFTLAACGKGSESPQKGAGAPGGLPLLIATEDVHAIRNSALASGPAITGSVQPERRADLRAEVSTTVLSVLKENGDVVRRGDLLVRMDDTAIRDGLASAESASRSAAQAYEQAERQFQRMTTLRGSGMASAQQVEDAEIRRNNAQSDVEASKTRVVLARQQLQRTEVRAPFDGVVSDRKVSAGDTAQVGKELLKVIDPASMRFEGLVSADHIGNVKPGQAVSFRVNGYPDQEFAGKVRRVNPAANATTRQVEVLVDFTGPKQPRLAGLYAEGRVETDSATSLTIPATALVRDGDKSSAWRVKDGKLQKVALVVGDRDPRTGDYALKSGLAEGDQVIRYPGALLKDGQAVQASAPAAAPTKAAATDGAAAPARN from the coding sequence ATGACGCATCGCCTCACCCTCGTAATCGCACTCGCGTTCACCCTCGCCGCCTGCGGCAAGGGGTCGGAATCGCCCCAGAAGGGCGCCGGCGCGCCGGGCGGATTACCCCTCCTCATCGCCACCGAGGACGTACACGCCATCCGGAACAGCGCCCTCGCCTCGGGCCCGGCCATCACCGGCTCGGTGCAGCCCGAGCGCCGTGCCGACCTTCGGGCCGAAGTCTCCACCACCGTCCTGTCGGTGCTGAAGGAAAACGGCGACGTCGTGCGCCGCGGCGATCTTCTCGTCCGCATGGACGATACGGCCATCCGCGACGGTCTCGCCAGCGCCGAATCGGCAAGCCGCTCCGCCGCCCAGGCCTACGAGCAGGCCGAGCGGCAGTTCCAGCGCATGACCACCCTGCGCGGCTCCGGGATGGCTTCCGCCCAGCAGGTGGAGGATGCGGAGATTCGGCGCAACAACGCCCAGAGCGACGTGGAGGCGTCCAAGACGCGCGTGGTGCTGGCGCGCCAGCAGCTCCAGCGCACCGAGGTTCGCGCGCCCTTCGACGGCGTCGTGAGCGACCGCAAGGTTTCCGCGGGCGATACCGCGCAGGTCGGCAAGGAACTTCTCAAGGTGATCGACCCGGCCAGCATGCGCTTCGAGGGCCTGGTGTCGGCCGATCACATCGGCAACGTGAAGCCCGGGCAGGCCGTGTCCTTCCGCGTCAACGGCTATCCGGACCAGGAGTTCGCCGGCAAGGTGAGGCGCGTCAATCCCGCGGCCAACGCGACCACCCGCCAGGTGGAGGTGCTCGTGGATTTCACGGGGCCGAAGCAGCCGCGGCTCGCCGGTCTCTACGCCGAGGGCCGTGTGGAAACGGACAGCGCGACCAGCCTCACGATTCCGGCCACTGCGCTGGTGCGCGACGGCGACAAGTCCTCCGCCTGGCGCGTGAAGGACGGCAAGCTGCAGAAGGTCGCCCTCGTGGTCGGCGACCGCGATCCGCGCACCGGGGACTACGCGCTGAAGAGCGGGCTGGCCGAGGGCGACCAGGTGATCCGCTATCCCGGCGCGCTGCTCAAGGATGGCCAGGCCGTCCAGGCATCGGCACCCGCCGCCGCGCCCACCAAGGCCGCCGCCACCGATGGCGCGGCGGCACCCGCCAGGAATTGA